The Mercenaria mercenaria strain notata chromosome 10, MADL_Memer_1, whole genome shotgun sequence genome contains a region encoding:
- the LOC123561626 gene encoding transmembrane protein 169-like, producing MASSIEETNLADDSITPCQDNLVQTTDDETEGESSLSRRARFSDQPVEKSGWIEVCQSEPQVVTFTGVVTRGQSQGQHVKVQLEMTEDEYTKLNQSDDSQEKGCIFGKRVGPHIFLMSILFMPFSFLSSFCISFYLGTLTWYNSIVYFSEEKTIFHKLLLCPVLILTYPFTIGISSFVLALYSCIIQLSWFLNHWWREIRDFEKGFYGWVCNKLDISQCAPYDIVVLDESGEIQLSR from the coding sequence ATGGCATCAAGTATAGAAGAAACAAATTTGGCAGATGACAGTATAACACCATGTCAAGATAATCTGGTACAAACCACCGATGATGAGACAGAAGGTGAATCATCTCTTTCCCGTAGGGCGAGGTTCAGTGACCAGCCAGTAGAAAAATCTGGTTGGATAGAAGTCTGCCAATCAGAACCTCAGGTTGTGACCTTTACAGGGGTTGTGACCCGTGGGCAGTCACAAGGTCAGCATGTGAAAGTTCAGCTTGAAATGACTGAAGATGAATACACAAAACTCAATCAGTCCGACGATTCTCAAGAAAAGGGATGTATTTTTGGGAAAAGGGTTGGACCGCATATATTTCTCATGTCAATTTTGTTCATGCCATTTTCCTTTTTATCGTCTTTTTGTATCTCATTTTATCTAGGAACTCTTACATGGTACAACTCCATAGTGTATTTTAGTGAAGAAAAGACAATCTTTCATAAACTTTTACTCTGCCCTGTTTTGATATTAACCTATCCATTTACAATAGGaatttcatcatttgttttagcACTGTATAGTTGTATTATTCAGTTGTCATGGTTTCTGAATCATTGGTGGCGTGAAATACGAGATTTTGAGAAAGGATTTTATGGATGGGTTTGCAATAAATTGGACATTTCACAGTGTGCTCCATATGATATAGTAGTGTTGGATGAAAGTGGAGAAATACAGCTTTCGAGATGA